A single genomic interval of Aegicerativicinus sediminis harbors:
- a CDS encoding PPK2 family polyphosphate kinase, giving the protein MESVDINQFIVRKPIDLSTVPTNVDLGADKNTLEKALKTARIKLGKIQDVMYAHDKYSVLVCFQGIDTAGKDSMIREVFKDFNSRGITVHSFKQPTDLELSHNYLWRHMVALPEKGRFGIFNRTHYENVLVTRVHPQYILNEKLPNIHSVEDIDQAFWEMRFQQILNFEQLLAENGTIIFKFFLHLSKEEQKDRLLRRLKKPEKNWKFSPSDLKERELWDEYHKCYEEAINKTSKPHAPWYTIPADNKAAARYIVTRIMYNTLKKYKDIVPPSLNPEILANLDEYKRKLQSQ; this is encoded by the coding sequence ATGGAATCCGTCGATATAAATCAGTTTATTGTTAGAAAGCCTATAGATCTATCAACCGTTCCTACTAATGTAGACTTAGGAGCTGATAAAAATACTTTGGAGAAAGCCTTGAAAACTGCCCGAATTAAATTGGGTAAAATTCAAGATGTAATGTATGCTCATGATAAGTATTCTGTCCTGGTATGTTTTCAAGGAATCGATACAGCCGGTAAGGATAGTATGATACGTGAGGTTTTCAAAGATTTTAATTCTCGGGGTATTACGGTACATAGTTTTAAGCAGCCCACAGATCTGGAGTTAAGCCATAATTATCTATGGAGACATATGGTGGCACTACCAGAAAAAGGCAGATTCGGAATATTCAATCGTACTCATTATGAGAATGTTTTGGTGACAAGAGTGCATCCACAATATATTTTGAATGAAAAATTACCAAATATTCATTCAGTGGAAGATATCGATCAGGCATTTTGGGAAATGCGTTTTCAGCAAATATTGAATTTTGAGCAGCTACTTGCAGAAAATGGTACCATAATTTTTAAATTTTTCCTTCATCTGTCTAAAGAAGAGCAAAAAGATAGATTGTTGAGACGCCTTAAAAAGCCAGAAAAAAATTGGAAATTTTCCCCTAGTGACCTAAAGGAACGCGAATTATGGGATGAATACCATAAATGTTATGAGGAAGCGATAAACAAAACTTCTAAACCTCATGCCCCGTGGTATACAATTCCTGCCGATAATAAGGCTGCAGCACGTTACATTGTCACTAGGATTATGTATAATACCTTAAAGAAATATAAGGATATTGTCCCACCTTCCTTAAATCCGGAAATTTTGGCAAATCTAGATGAGTATAAACGAAAACTGCAAAGCCAATAA